A window of Candidatus Omnitrophota bacterium contains these coding sequences:
- a CDS encoding addiction module protein has product MIPLRKTDEDNLSAEERAEIEEAWGRESERRLAEYESGKAKGIPAEKVHQYLDACIKGARK; this is encoded by the coding sequence ATGATTCCTTTACGAAAAACCGATGAAGATAACCTGAGCGCGGAAGAACGCGCTGAGATCGAAGAAGCCTGGGGCCGAGAGTCTGAACGGCGGCTTGCCGAATACGAATCTGGAAAGGCTAAAGGAATTCCCGCCGAGAAAGTACATCAATACCTTGACGCTTGCATAAAGGGCGCACGCAAATAA
- a CDS encoding Panacea domain-containing protein, with amino-acid sequence MSAKEINERKFREMIKYISMRSLEDKYFGATKLNKILFYCDFIAYKDFGESISGSGYRKGHYGPAPNTIPKVLKTMIEEKEMIEVPRPFGSYMQRKPVALQVPDLDMFSPKEISLIDGVIEQFAGMSASDVSDLSHEFIGWQAARMGEDIPYETVLLEEHEITEEEKEYGRSLMGMAEEMLAR; translated from the coding sequence ATGAGCGCGAAAGAGATTAACGAACGCAAGTTTAGGGAAATGATTAAGTATATTTCCATGCGATCGCTTGAGGACAAGTATTTTGGAGCGACGAAGTTGAATAAGATTTTGTTCTATTGCGATTTTATCGCCTATAAGGATTTTGGGGAGTCGATATCCGGAAGCGGATATCGTAAAGGGCATTACGGTCCCGCGCCAAATACGATTCCCAAAGTTTTGAAAACGATGATCGAAGAAAAAGAGATGATCGAGGTTCCACGTCCATTCGGCAGTTATATGCAAAGGAAACCAGTCGCTTTGCAAGTTCCCGATTTGGATATGTTCTCTCCAAAAGAGATCAGTTTGATTGACGGCGTGATCGAACAATTCGCGGGGATGAGCGCCTCGGATGTGAGCGATTTGTCGCATGAGTTTATTGGATGGCAGGCGGCGCGAATGGGCGAGGATATTCCTTACGAGACCGTTTTGCTGGAGGAGCATGAAATAACGGAAGAAGAAAAGGAATACGGAAGGTCATTGATGGGAATGGCCGAAGAGATGCTGGCCCGATGA
- a CDS encoding phospholipid carrier-dependent glycosyltransferase has translation MNKKSFCPISLLFLLAFTLRFAGLSSNPPGFFRDEADKGYTSYSLMKTGMDQAGKHWPLFVRSLNVTTSSMYQYLDIPFIAGLGMTETAVRLPACFAGSLSVLAVYLLARKWWNSGTAFWAGLFVCFSPWSLLLSRWANQSILLTLWIPLGVYFLMLGREDGVPRVRDSLLSAFCLLAALYTYEPAQLFIPVFSFFAWASLLSRQMFVRDRRAAFLWAMGAFWLLFAAGSIPLLHHLLYQPDESAARFSRIGIFDGQPFYSAMMEFLRNYAAHLSPSFLFWSGDANLRHHSRMFGQIHLYLIPLIFIGLPQALRQRNAKDRILLAWLLCFPLAAACTRESIPHALRSVFAVPILQLLAANGLHALQENLPWLIAKLGETRVHFWRRAGIAVMAVCVSLHLADFFFRYPRYSAEYWEYGYRNVVDWWKTHHSEADGTVVTGLAEYPYIFFLFYNEYPPDRWIAEQRVEGVTFLPLGESADAHLQEREGRFLYLVRPMELNQIQPEKVVLDPYKTAHWKWTAWGKRLAPVP, from the coding sequence ATGAATAAGAAGAGTTTTTGTCCTATTAGCTTATTGTTTCTTCTGGCCTTTACTCTGCGTTTCGCCGGATTGTCAAGCAATCCCCCTGGTTTCTTTCGGGATGAAGCGGACAAAGGATACACTTCGTACTCTCTGATGAAGACGGGGATGGATCAAGCGGGAAAGCATTGGCCGCTTTTCGTTCGTTCGTTGAACGTAACGACCTCCTCCATGTATCAATACCTGGACATCCCCTTCATCGCGGGATTGGGAATGACGGAGACGGCGGTACGGCTGCCCGCATGTTTTGCGGGTTCGTTGTCCGTTTTGGCAGTTTATCTCTTAGCGCGGAAATGGTGGAACTCCGGAACGGCGTTTTGGGCGGGTTTGTTCGTTTGCTTCTCGCCGTGGAGCCTATTGTTGAGCCGCTGGGCCAATCAATCGATTCTCTTGACGCTCTGGATTCCGCTGGGAGTTTATTTTCTAATGCTGGGAAGGGAAGACGGCGTTCCCCGCGTCCGCGACTCGCTATTGTCGGCGTTTTGCCTGCTCGCCGCTCTATACACCTATGAACCTGCGCAACTTTTCATTCCTGTTTTTTCTTTTTTCGCATGGGCGAGCTTACTCTCCCGGCAGATGTTTGTCCGAGATCGGCGAGCCGCTTTTTTATGGGCGATGGGCGCCTTCTGGCTTTTATTCGCCGCGGGATCGATTCCCCTGCTTCATCATCTACTCTATCAACCCGACGAAAGCGCCGCCCGTTTTTCCCGCATCGGCATCTTCGACGGCCAGCCTTTCTATTCCGCCATGATGGAATTCCTGCGCAATTACGCGGCGCATTTATCTCCGAGTTTTTTGTTTTGGAGCGGCGACGCCAACCTGCGTCATCATTCCCGGATGTTCGGCCAAATTCATTTGTATCTCATTCCATTGATCTTCATTGGACTTCCTCAGGCATTGCGCCAGCGTAATGCAAAAGACCGGATTCTTCTCGCATGGCTGCTCTGTTTTCCCTTGGCGGCCGCCTGCACGCGAGAAAGTATTCCTCACGCCTTGCGCAGCGTTTTCGCCGTCCCTATTCTTCAACTCTTGGCCGCAAATGGGCTTCATGCTTTGCAGGAAAATCTTCCTTGGCTTATCGCTAAATTGGGCGAAACTCGCGTGCATTTTTGGCGGCGCGCAGGAATTGCCGTTATGGCTGTCTGCGTAAGCCTGCATCTCGCCGATTTCTTTTTCCGCTATCCCCGCTACTCTGCGGAATATTGGGAATACGGCTATCGTAATGTGGTCGATTGGTGGAAAACGCATCATTCGGAAGCGGATGGAACCGTCGTAACCGGTCTCGCGGAATATCCCTATATCTTCTTTTTATTTTATAATGAATATCCCCCGGATCGCTGGATCGCGGAGCAGCGCGTCGAAGGAGTAACCTTTCTCCCATTAGGCGAATCCGCCGACGCTCATTTGCAAGAAAGAGAAGGACGGTTTCTCTACCTTGTCCGGCCTATGGAATTGAACCAAATTCAACCGGAGAAAGTCGTTTTGGACCCCTATAAAACGGCGCATTGGAAATGGACGGCCTGGGGAAAGAGATTGGCGCCGGTTCCATAA
- a CDS encoding inositol monophosphatase, whose product MDVRRIAQEMRPVVYQAGYIAMSHFRHVKAERKADESYVTAADRDVENFLREEIQRRYPDHGFFGEESGQHRMEEPEYVWAIDPIDGTAPFVFDMPIWAVSVGLLRRDHAAVGFVYLPVLDEMYWAFDGGAAFVNNREIRVCEPVEMTEKTTIMAPSAALNGLTTTFQGRSLSFGSAAAHICYVARGKIHGGVIESIRLYDIAAAALILKQADGVMRYLSGKEVDLWELIDGRKIAEPFVFGHPHNAEQLRAIISKKAKD is encoded by the coding sequence ATGGATGTTCGACGAATCGCTCAGGAGATGCGTCCGGTCGTTTATCAGGCCGGATATATCGCCATGAGCCACTTCCGCCACGTGAAGGCGGAACGCAAAGCGGACGAGAGTTACGTTACGGCAGCCGACCGCGACGTAGAGAACTTTCTGCGGGAAGAAATCCAGCGCCGATATCCCGATCACGGTTTTTTCGGCGAGGAATCGGGACAACATCGGATGGAAGAACCGGAATACGTATGGGCGATCGATCCTATCGACGGGACGGCGCCGTTCGTATTCGACATGCCCATCTGGGCGGTTTCAGTAGGACTATTGCGGCGAGACCACGCCGCCGTGGGCTTCGTTTATCTCCCCGTCTTGGATGAAATGTACTGGGCGTTCGATGGGGGAGCGGCATTCGTCAACAATCGTGAGATTCGCGTTTGCGAGCCGGTAGAGATGACGGAAAAAACGACGATCATGGCGCCTTCCGCCGCGCTTAACGGCTTGACTACAACGTTTCAAGGGAGAAGTTTGAGTTTTGGTTCCGCCGCCGCCCATATCTGCTATGTCGCGCGGGGAAAAATTCATGGCGGCGTCATCGAATCTATCCGCCTGTACGATATCGCCGCCGCTGCGTTAATCTTGAAACAGGCGGATGGCGTCATGCGATATCTATCAGGCAAAGAAGTCGATCTATGGGAATTGATCGACGGACGCAAGATTGCCGAACCGTTCGTTTTCGGCCATCCCCATAACGCTGAGCAATTGCGGGCGATAATATCGAAAAAGGCGAAAGATTAA
- a CDS encoding ADP-ribosylglycohydrolase family protein, with the protein MRKTLFYAALFGIAASLFIQAPGAQEVRRLSVKDYQDKMKAGWIGQMAGVGWGGPTEFNWKSEIIPADKMPKWEPKLINQFDQDDIYVEMTFLRSLELYGLDVSIRQAGIDFANSGYPLWHANQAGRDNLRNGIAPPDSGHPQFNKHADDIDYQIEADFSGLIAPGMPNTAIQLGEVFGRLMNYGDGLYGGQFVGGMYAEAFFETDIEKIVQAGLRCIPEKSQYAETIRDVVKWHKENPDNWEKTWNLINEKYQLNPDYRRFSCEFKDAFNIDAKINGAYIVMGLLYGGGDLDKTIVIATRCGQDSDCNPSNAGGILFTTVGFSKLPKRFISALNEENHFSHTAYNFPKLIAVSEKLVRQAVEKSGGKIEKDAKGEEIFVIPVQKPKPSAFEQCWEPGPAANSKFTDEEKVKIKVESK; encoded by the coding sequence ATGAGAAAAACATTATTTTATGCAGCGTTATTTGGAATCGCCGCCAGCCTGTTTATCCAAGCGCCGGGAGCGCAGGAGGTTCGACGTTTGTCCGTCAAGGATTATCAGGACAAAATGAAAGCGGGTTGGATCGGCCAAATGGCGGGCGTGGGCTGGGGCGGTCCGACCGAATTTAATTGGAAAAGCGAAATCATCCCCGCGGATAAAATGCCCAAGTGGGAGCCGAAACTCATTAACCAATTCGATCAGGATGACATCTACGTGGAGATGACGTTCCTGCGCAGTTTGGAACTCTATGGTTTAGACGTCTCCATCCGCCAGGCGGGTATCGACTTCGCCAATAGCGGCTACCCGCTCTGGCACGCCAACCAGGCTGGGCGCGACAATCTGCGCAACGGAATCGCGCCGCCCGATTCGGGACATCCGCAATTCAATAAGCACGCCGACGATATCGACTATCAGATCGAAGCCGATTTTTCCGGCCTGATCGCGCCGGGAATGCCGAATACGGCCATTCAACTGGGCGAGGTTTTTGGCAGGCTGATGAATTACGGCGACGGCCTCTACGGCGGGCAGTTCGTCGGCGGCATGTATGCAGAGGCGTTCTTCGAGACGGATATCGAAAAGATCGTCCAGGCGGGATTGCGCTGCATCCCCGAAAAAAGCCAATACGCCGAAACCATCCGCGACGTCGTAAAATGGCATAAGGAAAATCCCGATAATTGGGAAAAAACCTGGAATCTCATCAACGAGAAATATCAACTCAATCCCGATTACCGCCGCTTCTCCTGCGAGTTTAAAGACGCTTTCAATATCGACGCCAAGATCAACGGCGCCTATATCGTTATGGGCTTGCTTTACGGCGGCGGCGATTTAGACAAGACCATCGTCATTGCGACGCGTTGCGGTCAGGATTCCGACTGCAACCCCTCCAATGCGGGCGGGATTCTATTCACAACCGTCGGCTTCTCCAAACTGCCCAAGCGCTTCATATCGGCGTTGAACGAAGAGAACCATTTCAGCCACACGGCCTATAACTTCCCCAAGCTGATCGCCGTCAGCGAAAAACTCGTGCGCCAGGCGGTGGAGAAGAGCGGTGGCAAGATTGAAAAAGACGCCAAGGGAGAAGAAATATTCGTAATTCCAGTTCAGAAACCGAAGCCAAGCGCCTTCGAACAGTGCTGGGAACCAGGACCCGCCGCCAACAGCAAGTTCACGGATGAGGAAAAGGTGAAGATTAAAGTGGAAAGCAAATAA
- a CDS encoding tetratricopeptide repeat protein has translation MPSKRDIYYKGLDLYGQGNLEEAIEEFNKALEIDANDGEIYLAISMAYQRLQDLDKALDAAQHSVELSSNDPLAYTNLSRVCQKKGLFPEAEEALAMSRRISSEY, from the coding sequence ATGCCATCGAAACGGGATATCTACTACAAAGGACTCGACCTTTACGGACAGGGAAACCTGGAAGAGGCGATCGAAGAATTCAATAAAGCCCTCGAAATCGATGCCAACGACGGCGAGATTTATTTGGCGATCTCCATGGCTTATCAGCGTTTGCAGGATTTGGACAAAGCCTTGGATGCCGCCCAACATTCCGTGGAACTCAGTTCCAACGATCCTTTGGCCTATACCAACCTTTCCCGCGTATGCCAAAAGAAAGGCCTTTTTCCGGAAGCAGAAGAAGCGCTAGCCATGTCTCGGCGAATTTCATCGGAATACTAA
- the hflX gene encoding GTPase HflX produces the protein MTIESYNAQANAESVLAERALLVTVRFPHQRDDDHEAVEEEMKRLAETAGLATVLTISQNLREPNAVTLIGKGKVEEIADHIRQAPEIDAGRRGGKNRGIDIVVFGCDLSPVHQRNLEKILGRRVIDRSELILDIFAQHAVTRDGKIQVELAQLQYLKPRLTGRGVELSRLGGGIGTRGPGETKLEVDRRKIDDRIRKLKSEYEKCRAVGRVQRRARQRGGALSAALVGYTNTGKSTILNRLTKSRVDAKDLLFCTLDTTTRRLRLPNGERILLSDTVGFIENLPPPLLGAFRATLAEVEEADVLLHVLDASSENSERHIEAVTDALKDLNALEKPMLTILNKRDAVENPIDLRRLERICAPAIPFSALYDKDLTPLFDALIQMAEEAKRQRNQPVEAEKEALF, from the coding sequence ATGACTATCGAATCTTATAACGCCCAAGCCAACGCCGAGAGCGTACTCGCCGAACGCGCGCTTTTGGTAACCGTTCGTTTTCCCCATCAACGCGACGACGACCACGAAGCCGTGGAAGAAGAAATGAAGCGTCTGGCCGAAACGGCGGGATTGGCGACGGTCCTTACGATTTCCCAGAATCTACGCGAACCCAACGCCGTTACTCTTATCGGTAAGGGCAAAGTGGAGGAAATCGCCGATCATATCCGCCAAGCGCCGGAAATCGACGCCGGGCGCCGCGGCGGGAAAAACCGAGGGATCGATATCGTCGTCTTCGGCTGCGACCTTTCGCCCGTGCATCAACGCAACCTGGAAAAAATCCTGGGGCGCCGCGTAATCGACCGCTCCGAATTGATCCTGGACATCTTCGCTCAACACGCCGTAACGCGTGACGGCAAGATTCAAGTAGAATTGGCGCAGTTGCAATACCTGAAGCCGCGCCTCACGGGCCGCGGCGTGGAACTCTCCCGCCTGGGGGGCGGCATCGGAACACGAGGGCCGGGCGAAACCAAACTGGAAGTCGACCGGCGCAAAATCGACGACCGCATCCGCAAGTTGAAAAGCGAATACGAAAAATGCCGCGCCGTAGGCCGGGTGCAGCGGCGGGCGCGCCAGCGCGGCGGCGCCCTATCAGCGGCGCTGGTGGGCTATACCAACACCGGAAAATCCACCATTCTCAACCGCCTCACCAAATCTCGCGTCGACGCCAAAGACCTGCTCTTCTGCACCTTGGACACCACGACGCGGCGGCTGCGCCTGCCTAACGGCGAACGCATCCTCCTATCGGATACCGTCGGCTTCATCGAAAATCTGCCGCCGCCGCTGTTGGGCGCTTTCCGCGCAACGCTGGCGGAAGTGGAGGAAGCGGACGTTCTGCTTCACGTCCTCGACGCATCCAGCGAAAACTCCGAACGCCACATCGAAGCCGTAACCGACGCCTTGAAAGACTTGAACGCTCTGGAAAAACCCATGCTCACGATTCTTAACAAACGCGACGCCGTCGAGAATCCCATCGATCTTCGCCGCCTGGAGCGCATCTGCGCCCCCGCTATTCCATTCTCCGCTTTGTATGACAAGGATTTAACCCCTCTTTTCGACGCCTTGATCCAAATGGCCGAAGAGGCGAAGCGGCAGCGCAATCAACCCGTCGAAGCGGAAAAAGAGGCGTTGTTTTGA
- the nadC gene encoding carboxylating nicotinate-nucleotide diphosphorylase, with product MTPESQSSSLGRTAGRNGYSNTESEIPWLTIDDEIRNLLKKSLQEDKGGGDVTTMATISPNKLGSAKVVVKQTGVMCGCPLFVEVYRLVNENVKVNCWAREGQTLSAGRTVFTLEGPLGAILTGERVALNLLCMLSGIATTTSEHVRAVRHTKARIADTRKTTPMLRRLEKYAVWVGGGINHRMGLYDMVLVKDNHIDSCGGILKAVNAVKNRWGNTFLIEVETRNLEEVKEALQAGVDRIMLDNMEIDTMTEAVKIIEGRAETEASGGVNLNTVSFIAETGVDYISIGGLTHSTKWLDFSMIIDKHLTEIRHGNHD from the coding sequence ATGACGCCTGAAAGTCAGTCCTCCTCGCTCGGAAGAACCGCAGGCCGCAATGGATATTCGAATACGGAATCGGAAATTCCCTGGTTGACGATCGACGATGAGATTCGAAATTTGTTGAAGAAATCCCTGCAGGAAGATAAGGGGGGCGGCGACGTGACCACGATGGCCACGATTTCTCCCAACAAACTCGGCTCCGCGAAAGTCGTCGTAAAACAAACCGGCGTGATGTGCGGCTGTCCCTTGTTTGTAGAGGTCTACCGGCTGGTCAACGAGAACGTGAAGGTGAATTGTTGGGCGCGGGAAGGCCAGACGCTTTCGGCGGGACGGACTGTTTTTACGCTGGAAGGGCCGCTGGGAGCGATTCTCACCGGCGAACGGGTGGCGCTGAACTTGTTGTGCATGTTGTCGGGAATCGCCACCACGACGTCGGAGCACGTGCGGGCTGTGCGCCATACCAAAGCCCGCATCGCCGATACGCGAAAAACTACTCCCATGCTGCGGCGGCTGGAAAAATACGCCGTCTGGGTCGGCGGCGGCATCAATCATCGGATGGGACTGTACGATATGGTTTTAGTGAAAGATAACCATATCGACAGCTGCGGCGGGATTCTCAAGGCGGTAAACGCCGTCAAAAACCGTTGGGGGAATACGTTCCTGATCGAAGTGGAAACTCGCAACCTGGAGGAAGTAAAGGAAGCGTTGCAGGCGGGCGTGGATCGGATCATGCTGGACAATATGGAAATCGACACCATGACGGAAGCGGTAAAGATCATCGAAGGGCGCGCGGAAACGGAAGCATCCGGCGGCGTGAATTTGAATACGGTCTCTTTCATCGCGGAAACCGGCGTCGATTATATATCCATCGGAGGCTTGACTCATTCCACGAAATGGCTCGATTTTTCCATGATTATCGACAAGCATCTCACGGAAATCCGTCACGGGAATCATGATTGA
- a CDS encoding HAMP domain-containing sensor histidine kinase yields MQPGANGDVNHDSAYRRIFGLIIAALALFLSIGLPITGYKIVHEFRLILFHQVMRDNDAISLWFERYFQESRTIYSTQDEWLENIRRYLLSIKIPGDGYICVVDAGSNLRASPDCQSDGDILSMKNYQVTPFDDEEEDFDEKGNITIAQFLDSPRIAKIAGRLKSPNGDQLVEFRRIEIGGEAWLIGVHQFESAVEKRLTEHSSFILYWGFVLFLIVVIPFAILSAALMRHHEKERSSYIERIERHSQEYQKTALQLQESNRSLNLLQEQKNRLYSRLSHDLRTPLNSILGACTLLSDGVYGEVTKRQRDAMTSVERNVDVLLKLIDGILHLSRLESGGVKVEKSEFPLDNLLDEVAENVYPLAENKNLLLSIHSDPSTPIISSDRDKLYLILQNLLANSIKFTEKGYVELSVNRFEDAGVSITIEDTGPGIKLDEQEKIFQEFSQGENAEKGEGFGLGLAITKELTQLLGGRIELESGNGQGARFTVIFPDCIPETAQSETSA; encoded by the coding sequence ATGCAACCAGGCGCGAATGGAGACGTAAATCACGACTCGGCGTATCGGCGCATATTTGGGCTGATTATCGCCGCTCTCGCTCTTTTTCTGTCCATTGGCCTGCCCATAACCGGCTATAAAATCGTTCATGAATTTCGCCTTATCCTTTTCCATCAGGTCATGCGGGATAACGACGCCATTTCTCTATGGTTTGAAAGGTATTTTCAAGAATCGCGAACTATTTACTCCACTCAGGACGAATGGTTGGAGAATATCCGCCGCTATTTATTAAGCATCAAGATTCCCGGCGATGGATACATCTGCGTAGTAGACGCCGGATCCAATCTGCGCGCATCGCCGGATTGCCAGTCGGATGGGGATATTCTCAGCATGAAAAATTACCAAGTTACGCCTTTCGACGACGAGGAAGAAGATTTCGACGAAAAAGGGAACATTACTATCGCCCAATTTTTGGATTCTCCTCGAATCGCCAAAATCGCCGGCCGCTTAAAAAGCCCCAACGGAGATCAATTGGTCGAATTCCGCCGCATCGAAATTGGCGGCGAAGCCTGGTTAATCGGCGTCCATCAATTCGAATCGGCTGTTGAAAAGCGGCTTACGGAGCACTCTTCTTTCATTCTCTATTGGGGATTCGTCCTTTTTCTCATTGTCGTGATTCCGTTCGCCATCTTATCCGCCGCATTAATGCGACATCATGAAAAGGAAAGGTCTTCCTATATCGAACGCATCGAACGCCATTCCCAAGAATATCAAAAGACGGCGTTGCAACTTCAGGAATCCAACCGCAGCCTCAACCTTTTGCAAGAACAGAAGAACAGGCTGTATTCCCGCCTTTCTCACGATTTGAGAACCCCGCTTAACAGTATACTCGGCGCATGCACTCTGCTCTCCGACGGCGTCTATGGGGAGGTAACGAAACGGCAGCGCGACGCCATGACCTCCGTGGAGCGCAATGTGGATGTTCTTCTCAAACTCATCGACGGAATCTTGCATCTTTCCCGCCTGGAAAGCGGCGGCGTGAAAGTGGAAAAGAGCGAATTTCCTCTTGATAATCTTCTAGACGAGGTGGCGGAAAACGTTTACCCCTTGGCGGAAAACAAAAACCTGCTGCTCAGCATCCATTCCGATCCCTCTACGCCCATCATTTCGTCCGATCGGGACAAACTCTATCTTATTCTCCAAAATTTATTGGCCAATTCCATTAAATTCACGGAAAAGGGATACGTGGAACTATCGGTGAACCGCTTTGAAGACGCAGGCGTCTCCATCACCATCGAAGATACCGGTCCCGGAATCAAATTAGATGAACAAGAAAAAATATTCCAGGAATTCAGCCAAGGCGAAAATGCGGAAAAGGGCGAGGGTTTCGGTTTGGGATTGGCGATTACGAAAGAACTGACGCAATTATTGGGAGGACGAATCGAGTTGGAATCCGGCAATGGCCAAGGCGCAAGGTTCACGGTTATTTTTCCCGACTGCATCCCCGAAACCGCCCAATCGGAAACCTCCGCCTAA
- a CDS encoding type II toxin-antitoxin system RelE/ParE family toxin, whose protein sequence is MKPFIYHEEALQEIGQSARYYAEQRTSFGEEFKQAILDAEDIITRNPRIGVPISYTASAIRKFHLKRFPYSIFYYEYPDYIFIISIEHDRRRPGYWMDRIE, encoded by the coding sequence TTGAAGCCTTTTATCTACCACGAAGAAGCACTGCAGGAGATCGGGCAATCCGCCCGCTATTACGCAGAACAAAGAACAAGCTTTGGAGAAGAATTCAAGCAAGCCATTCTCGATGCGGAAGACATCATTACCCGCAATCCCAGAATTGGGGTTCCCATTTCTTACACGGCTAGCGCGATTCGAAAATTTCACCTCAAACGTTTCCCCTATTCCATATTCTATTACGAATACCCGGATTACATCTTTATTATCTCCATTGAGCATGACCGCCGGAGACCGGGCTATTGGATGGACCGGATAGAGTAA